TTACAATACAGTCTGTTCCAGCCCCAAGAACAGTCTTTCATGGGACGGTATGTCCTTGCTGCCTTTCCGTAAACATTATTCGGAGCCCGGGGGCGGCCGCCGACCGATACGACCGCATTTTATTGCAGCTCTTGGGCAGTGACCCCCACGGGCGTCCATAGGTGAAACCTGTTTGGTTGCGGCAGTCAGGCCGCCTTAGGGATTGATGATTGGCGATTGGCGATTGCGCCTCTGACGTGTTGAGGTATTTGTCGTTGATCATCAGCTTTTCGAGTTTCGGACGAACGTATATCCTGACTGTCAATCGTAGGGTTGTCAGTTTTTCAATCGATAACTGTAAATCAACAATCGCCAATCATAAATAATCAATCCAAAGGGGGGACGAGATGGGTTCAAAGACGGTCATTACCTGCGCCCTTACCGGGCTCCTTACCGATCCGGCCGTTCATCATGTGCCGGTGACCCCGGAAGAGATGGCGGATCACACCGAGCAGGCCTACAATGCAGGGGCCTCGATTGTTCATTGCCACTTCAGGAACCAGGAAAAGGGACTGGGGCATCTCCCCACGTGGACACTGGATACCGTGGGCGCCATCCTGGGTGCCATCAAGGCCAGGGTGCCGGAAATTATCATCTGCATGAGCACAGGGGTGGTAGGTCCGGACATATCCGGCCCTGTCGCCTGCCTGGAAAAATTCAAGCCCGAAATGGCAGCCTGCAATGCCGGATCTCTCAACTATCTGAAGCTGAGGAGCGACGGCTCCTGGGCCTGGCCGCCGACCCTATTTGACAATCCGGTGGAAAAGATCCAGCAGTTTCTGGACGT
The Deltaproteobacteria bacterium genome window above contains:
- a CDS encoding 3-keto-5-aminohexanoate cleavage protein, whose protein sequence is MGSKTVITCALTGLLTDPAVHHVPVTPEEMADHTEQAYNAGASIVHCHFRNQEKGLGHLPTWTLDTVGAILGAIKARVPEIIICMSTGVVGPDISGPVACLEKFKPEMAACNAGSLNYLKLRSDGSWAWPPTLFDNPVEKIQQFLDVMTANQVVPEFECFDTGIVRSVMLFKQNGMFEGDPHISCVMGVASGMPAKPEWLPLLVNEMIEGTHYQVIAVGREEIWPLHRKCVELGGNVRTGLEDTFYLPDGTKAGSNGVLVEALAGIVREVGRDIASPSEAREILGLRPA